The following proteins come from a genomic window of Galactobacillus timonensis:
- a CDS encoding cold-shock protein, translating into MATGKVKWFNAEKGYGFITTDEGKDVFVHYSAIQGEGFKTLDEGQEVEFDITESDRGPQAANVVKK; encoded by the coding sequence ATGGCTACAGGAAAGGTTAAATGGTTTAACGCAGAGAAAGGATACGGATTCATCACAACTGATGAAGGCAAGGATGTATTCGTTCATTATTCTGCAATTCAGGGCGAAGGCTTCAAGACCCTCGATGAAGGACAGGAAGTAGAGTTCGACATCACGGAGTCTGATCGCGGCCCTCAGGCAGCAAACGTTGTTAAGAAGTAA